A stretch of Camelina sativa cultivar DH55 chromosome 18, Cs, whole genome shotgun sequence DNA encodes these proteins:
- the LOC104760187 gene encoding casein kinase II subunit beta-1-like isoform X1, whose product MYRERGTANSRPEVVDRKRINDALERPSPSTSRKVNGKGKGTVTAATANLMGKKQQQQQSNDSHSRDSRSASLSKNNNVSDDESDTDSEGSDVSGSDGEDTSWISWFCNLRGNEFFSEVDDDYIQDDFNLCGLSSLVPYYEYALDLILDVESSHGEMFTEEQNELIESAAEMLYGLIHARYILTSKGLAAMLDKYKNYDFGRCPRVYCCGQPCLPVGQSDLPRSSTVKIYCPKCEDIYYPRSKYQGNIDGAYFGTTFPHLFLMTYGHLKPPKATQNYVQRVFGFTLHKP is encoded by the exons ATGTATAGAGAAAGAGGTACGGCGAATTCGAGACCTGAGGTTGTAGATCGTAAACGGATCAACGACGCTCTCGAACGTCCTTCTCCGTCAACGTCTCGTAAAGTTAACGGTAAAGGCAAAGGAACCGTTACGGCGGCGACGGCGAATTTGATGgggaagaagcagcagcagcagcagtcgAATGACAGCCATAGTAGAGATTCGCGTTCTGCTTCTCTCTCTAAGAACAATAATGTTTCTGACG ATGAATCAGATACAGATAGTGAGGGATCAGATGTTAGTGGGTCTGATGGAGAGGACACTTCATGGATATCTTGGTTCTGTAATCTACGAGGGAACGAGTTCTTTTCTGAAGTTGATGACGATTACATTCAAGATGACTTCAACTTGTGTGGGCTCAGCAGTCTAGTTCCTTACTACGAGTACGCTCTTGATTTGATCTTGGATGTTGAATCTTCTCACG GAGAGATGTTTACAGAGGAACAGAATGAGTTGATCGAGTCAGCTGCGGAGATGCTTTATGGACTGATTCATGCTCGTTACATATTGACAAGCAAAGGATTGGCTGCTATG CTAGACAAGTATAAAAACTATGACTTTGGAAGATGTCCAAGAGTTTACTGCTGTGGCCAACCTTGTCTTCCCGTTGGCCAATCCGATTTACCTCGATCTAGCACAGTGAAGATATATTGCCCAAAATGTGAAGATATTTATTACCCACGTTCGAAGTATCAAGGCA ACATTGATGGAGCTTACTTTGGGACAACATTTCCACATCTGTTCTTGATGACTTATGGGCACCTGAAGCCACCAAAGGCAACACAAAACTATGTTCAAAGAGTGTTTGGGTTCACACTACACAAGCCGTGA
- the LOC104760187 gene encoding casein kinase II subunit beta-1-like isoform X2: MYRERGTANSRPEVVDRKRINDALERPSPSTSRKVNGKGKGTVTAATANLMGKKQQQQQSNDSHSRDSRSASLSKNNNVSDDESDTDSEGSDVSGSDGEDTSWISWFCNLRGNEFFSEVDDDYIQDDFNLCGLSSLVPYYEYALDLILDVESSHEEQNELIESAAEMLYGLIHARYILTSKGLAAMLDKYKNYDFGRCPRVYCCGQPCLPVGQSDLPRSSTVKIYCPKCEDIYYPRSKYQGNIDGAYFGTTFPHLFLMTYGHLKPPKATQNYVQRVFGFTLHKP, encoded by the exons ATGTATAGAGAAAGAGGTACGGCGAATTCGAGACCTGAGGTTGTAGATCGTAAACGGATCAACGACGCTCTCGAACGTCCTTCTCCGTCAACGTCTCGTAAAGTTAACGGTAAAGGCAAAGGAACCGTTACGGCGGCGACGGCGAATTTGATGgggaagaagcagcagcagcagcagtcgAATGACAGCCATAGTAGAGATTCGCGTTCTGCTTCTCTCTCTAAGAACAATAATGTTTCTGACG ATGAATCAGATACAGATAGTGAGGGATCAGATGTTAGTGGGTCTGATGGAGAGGACACTTCATGGATATCTTGGTTCTGTAATCTACGAGGGAACGAGTTCTTTTCTGAAGTTGATGACGATTACATTCAAGATGACTTCAACTTGTGTGGGCTCAGCAGTCTAGTTCCTTACTACGAGTACGCTCTTGATTTGATCTTGGATGTTGAATCTTCTCACG AGGAACAGAATGAGTTGATCGAGTCAGCTGCGGAGATGCTTTATGGACTGATTCATGCTCGTTACATATTGACAAGCAAAGGATTGGCTGCTATG CTAGACAAGTATAAAAACTATGACTTTGGAAGATGTCCAAGAGTTTACTGCTGTGGCCAACCTTGTCTTCCCGTTGGCCAATCCGATTTACCTCGATCTAGCACAGTGAAGATATATTGCCCAAAATGTGAAGATATTTATTACCCACGTTCGAAGTATCAAGGCA ACATTGATGGAGCTTACTTTGGGACAACATTTCCACATCTGTTCTTGATGACTTATGGGCACCTGAAGCCACCAAAGGCAACACAAAACTATGTTCAAAGAGTGTTTGGGTTCACACTACACAAGCCGTGA
- the LOC104760188 gene encoding probable disease resistance protein At5g47250, with protein MGTIFETVCSAVERLRPVFNFLAAHGAYICKIEENLDDLKNSLEDLKAKRYDLLRQVDAEELRGGLRSAKWKGGFQKSKPLKPTPICWLMMLSLYSEGCQHMVVAGQAPPTVVVEEPVQQTFGLDTMLQRIWSLLRESDIRMLGLYGMGEWVKLHSSV; from the exons ATGGGTACCATTTTCGAGACTGTTTGTTCAGCTGTTGAACGTCTTCGACcagtttttaatttcttggcGGCACATGGAGCTTACATTTGCAAGATTGAGGAGAATCTTGACGATCTGAAGAATTCTTTGGAGGATCTTAAAGCAAAAAGATATGATTTGTTACGCCAAGTTGATGCTGAAGAACTCAGGGGTGGACTACGGTCAGCGAAGTGGAAAGGTGGCTTTCAAAAGTCGAAACCATTGAAACCGACACCAATCTGCTGGTTGATGATGCTTTCGCTCTACAGCGAAGGCTGTCAACATATGG TGGTGGCTGGGCAAGCTCCTCCTACCGTGGTAGTAGAAGAACCTGTTCAGCAAACATTTGGCCTTGATACAATGCTTCAAAGGATATGGAGCCTTCTTAGGGAATCTGATATTAGAATGTTGGGTTTATATGGTATGGGGGAGTGGGTAAAACTACACTCCTCAGTCTAA